In one window of Hemicordylus capensis ecotype Gifberg chromosome 10, rHemCap1.1.pri, whole genome shotgun sequence DNA:
- the PYGO1 gene encoding pygopus homolog 1, with protein MSAEHEKQLQDPGGGGGGGALKRPPPPPPPPPRGGDGGLDGLGVPGVQLGSPDKKKRKSNAQGSPFPPPSEYAPPLNPSSDHLVAANPFDDNYHTLPYKPLPPGNPYFANPSYPGLGGYNTFRMPPHLLPRMSSPYGATYPLRSQPHPFPQNPVGMVFNRPQAMNFGPHDNVAFGNQPPYSANVNPNIGMPSPHFRSNPGENFGHIPSQNTTQMVHHELPLHFGPGNHPNFLSSQMEPSHSYVSLPNSYNQAKPSQKQGGAKPTPPPPQHGTEDIVSLGNADGKAGAQKIPANQENSPSKNVENLNSSHANGTPNEPHLPREGGGSEKAGKTPLHPSQHGHASSEPVYPCGICTHEVKDDQDAILCEASCQKWFHRVCTGMTESAYGLLTAEASAVWGCDSCMADKDVQLMRTRDPVVLNADA; from the exons ATGTCCGCGGAACACGAGAAGCAGCTGCAGGAccccggcggtggcggcggcggcggggcgctcaagaggcctcctcctcctcctcctcctcctcctcggg GTGGTGATGGTGGATTGGATGGATTAGGAGTCCCAGGAGTGCAGCTTGGGAGCCCCGATAAGAAGAAGCGCAAGTCCAACGCTCAG GGGTCGCCTTTTCCTCCACCATCTGAATATGCGCCACCGCTGAATCCAAGCTCTGACCACCTCGTAGCTGCAAATCCCTTTGACGACAACTATCACACGCTTCCCTACAAGCCCTTGCCACCGGGAAATCCGTATTTTGCTAATCCCAGCTACCCTGGCCTGGGCGGCTACAACACTTTCAGGATGCCTCCTCACCTGCTTCCCAGAATGTCCTCGCCATATGGTGCTACTTACCCACTCAGAAGCCAGCCGCACCCATTTCCTCAGAATCCGGTGGGGATGGTCTTCAACCGGCCTCAAGCCATGAACTTTGGGCCGCACGACAATGTAGCTTTTGGGAACCAGCCACCCTACAGTGCAAATGTGAATCCAAATATCGGCATGCCCAGCCCACACTTTAGATCCAATCCTGGGGAGAACTTTGGGCACATTCCTTCCCAGAATACGACTCAAATGGTGCATCATGAGCTGCCGTTGCATTTTGGGCCTGGCAACCATCCCAATTTTCTCAGCTCCCAGATGGAACCCAGCCATTCTTACGTCTCCCTGCCAAACAGCTACAACCAGGCCAAGCCTTCCCAGAAGCAAGGCGGAGCCAagcccaccccccctcccccccagcacgGCACAGAGGACATTGTCAGCTTGGGAAATGCTGACGGAAAAGCCGGGGCTCAGAAGATCCCAGCAAACCAAGAGAACAGCCCTTCGAAGAACGTGGAGAATCTCAACAGCAGCCATGCCAATGGGACCCCGAACGAGCCCCACCTGCCCCGGGAGGGAGGCGGCTCGGAGAAGGCCGGCAAAACCCCTCTGCACCCCAGCCAGCACGGGCATGCCTCCTCCGAGCCCGTCTACCCTTGCGGGATCTGTACCCATGAAGTGAAAGATGACCAGGACGCCATCTTGTGCGAAGCTTCTTGTCAAAAATGGTTCCATCGAGTCTGCACGGGCATGACGGAGTCGGCGTACGGCTTGCTCACTGCAGAAGCCTCGGCTGTGTGGGGCTGTGACTCTTGTATGGCTGACAAGGATGTGCAGCTGATGCGCACCAGAGACCCGGTTGTGCTGAACGCCGACGCGTGA